A single region of the Bacillus cereus genome encodes:
- a CDS encoding energy-coupling factor ABC transporter ATP-binding protein codes for MEITFQKVEHRYQYKTPFERRALYDVDVSFPSGGYYAIIGHTGSGKSTMIQHLNGLLQPTNGTVQIGEHLISAGKKEKKLKPLRKKVGVVFQFPEHQLFEETVEKDICFGPTNFGVSEEEAKQKAKDAIQLVGLDIELLARSPFELSGGQMRRVAIAGVLAMEPEVLVLDEPTAGLDPKGQHELMGMFYKLHKEQGLTVILVTHNMEDAAKYADQIVVMHKGTVFLQGRAEEVFSHADELEKIGVDLPMSLKYKRAIEEKFGISISKATLSLEDLTHEVVQVLRKGGHESCSS; via the coding sequence TTGGAGATTACATTCCAAAAAGTAGAACATCGTTATCAATATAAAACTCCATTTGAAAGACGCGCACTTTACGATGTAGACGTGTCGTTTCCAAGTGGGGGCTATTATGCCATTATTGGTCATACTGGTTCAGGAAAGTCGACGATGATTCAACATTTAAATGGTTTATTACAGCCGACAAATGGTACGGTTCAAATTGGCGAACATTTAATTTCAGCAGGGAAGAAAGAAAAGAAACTTAAACCACTACGAAAAAAAGTAGGGGTTGTCTTTCAGTTCCCAGAACATCAGCTATTTGAAGAGACAGTTGAGAAGGATATTTGTTTTGGTCCTACTAATTTTGGTGTATCTGAAGAAGAGGCAAAACAAAAGGCGAAAGATGCAATCCAGCTTGTTGGATTGGACATAGAGTTATTAGCACGTTCTCCGTTTGAGCTAAGCGGTGGGCAAATGAGGCGCGTTGCAATAGCAGGTGTACTTGCGATGGAACCCGAAGTGCTTGTATTAGATGAACCTACAGCAGGGCTTGATCCTAAAGGACAGCACGAGCTCATGGGGATGTTTTACAAGCTTCATAAGGAACAGGGGCTTACAGTCATTCTTGTCACCCACAATATGGAGGATGCCGCTAAGTATGCAGATCAAATTGTGGTTATGCATAAAGGAACGGTCTTTTTGCAAGGAAGAGCAGAGGAAGTATTTTCACACGCAGATGAATTAGAGAAAATTGGTGTGGATCTTCCGATGTCTTTAAAGTATAAACGTGCAATTGAAGAAAAGTTTGGTATTTCAATTTCGAAGGCTACCTTATCTTTAGAGGATCTTACTCATGAAGTTGTACAGGTGTTACGAAAAGGTGGTCATGAATCATGCAGCAGTTGA
- a CDS encoding energy-coupling factor transporter transmembrane component T family protein, with translation MQQLIIGRYIPGQSVIHKLDPRTKLLIVFLYVFVVFLANNAISYGFLFLYALIALFFAKVPIRYVLSGLKPILWIFLFTFFLHIFTNKEGEVLFQLGWFSIHEKGLEQGIYISIRFFVIILMTTLLTLTTTPIEITDGLETLLKPLKRIKVPVHEIALMMSISLRFIPTLMDETSKIMKAQASRGIDFAGGPIKDRMKAIISLLVPLFISAFKRAEDLAIAMEARGYQSGEGRTKFRQLRWKTSDTVTIISLLCLACILAWVRS, from the coding sequence ATGCAGCAGTTGATCATTGGGAGATACATTCCAGGTCAGTCAGTCATTCATAAACTTGATCCTCGTACGAAGCTGTTGATTGTCTTTTTATATGTATTTGTTGTTTTTTTAGCAAATAATGCGATTTCATATGGATTTTTATTTTTGTATGCACTCATTGCTTTATTTTTTGCAAAAGTGCCGATTCGTTATGTACTTTCGGGCTTAAAACCAATTCTATGGATTTTTCTTTTTACATTTTTCCTGCATATTTTTACAAATAAAGAAGGGGAAGTACTATTCCAGCTTGGTTGGTTTTCGATACATGAAAAAGGATTAGAGCAAGGGATATACATTTCTATACGATTCTTCGTTATTATTTTAATGACGACATTATTAACGTTAACGACGACACCTATTGAAATTACAGATGGGTTGGAGACGTTATTAAAGCCGTTGAAGCGTATAAAAGTTCCTGTTCATGAAATCGCATTAATGATGTCAATTTCACTACGTTTTATCCCGACATTAATGGATGAAACGAGTAAAATTATGAAAGCACAAGCGTCACGTGGCATTGATTTCGCCGGGGGACCGATAAAAGATAGGATGAAAGCTATTATTTCACTACTCGTTCCGCTATTTATTAGTGCTTTTAAGCGTGCAGAGGACTTAGCGATTGCGATGGAAGCTCGTGGATATCAAAGTGGCGAAGGACGCACTAAATTTAGGCAACTACGCTGGAAAACAAGTGATACAGTAACGATTATAAGCTTACTTTGTTTAGCTTGTATTTTGGCATGGGTGCGATCGTAA